TGGCATCCCTACGAAGCCGCTGCCACCGCCGTCGGCACACGGCCCTCCGACGCGCCCTTCGTGGTGCGCCGGGCCGAGGGCACCCGGCTGCACCTGACCGCGGCCGACGGCACCGAGCACGAGGCCGTGGACGGCATGTCCTCGTGGTGGTCGGCGATCCACGGCTACGCCCACCCCGTCCTGGACGAGGCCGTGCGCGCGCAACTGGACCGGTTCTCCCACGTCATGTTCGGCGGACTCACCCACGAGCCCGCCGCGCGGCTCGCCGCCACCCTGGTCGAGACCACCCCCGATCCGCTGCGGCACGTCTTCCTCTCCGACTCCGGTTCGGTCTCCGTGGAGGTCGCGCTGAAGATGTGCCTGCAGTACCAGCGCTCACTCGGCCGGCCGGCCAAGCGCCGGGTGCTCACCTGGCGCGGCGGCTACCACGGCGACACCTTCCACGCGATGTCGGTGTGCGATCCGGAGGGCGGCATGCACGCGCTGTGGGGCGACGTGCTGCCCCGCCAGGTCTTCGCCGCGGCCCCGCCCGAGGGCTTCGCGGCCGAACCGGACCCCGCCTACCTGCGCCACCTGGAAGAACTGGTCGCGGCGCACGCCGGGGAGCTCGCCGCGGTGATCGTGGAACCGGTGGTGCAGGGCGCCGGCGGGATGCGCTTCCACAGCCCGGCCTACCTGCGGGCGCTGCGCGAGATCACCGCCCGCTACGGCGTGCTGCTGGTCTTCGACGAGATCGCGACCGGGTTCGGCCGCACCGGCGAGCTGTTCGCCGCCGACCACGCCGGGGTCTGCCCCGATGTGATGTGCCTGGGCAAGGCGCTCACCGGCGGCTATCTCAGCATGGCGGCGACGTTGTGCACGACCGAGGTCGCCGAGGGCATCGCCGGCGGCGAGGTCCCGGTGCTCGCCCACGGCCCGACGTTCATGGGCAACCCGCTGGCCGCGGCCGTCGCCGACGCCTCGATCGGGCTGCTGCTCGGAGGGGACTGGCGGGCCGATGTCGCGCGGATCGAGGCGGGGCTGCGCGCCGGTCTGGAGCCGGCCCGCGCGCTGCCGGGAGTCGAGGACGTGCGGGTGCTCGGCGCGATCGGCGTCATCCGGCTCGACCGGCCGGTCGCCATGCGCGCGGCCACCGAGGCCGCCCTGCGCGCGGGGGCGTGGCTGCGGCCGTTCCGCGACCTCGTCTACACGATGCCGCCCTACATCAGCGACGCCGCCGACATCGAGCGGATCACCGGCGGCATGCTCGCCGCGGCCCGGGCCTCGGTCGGGGCATGAGCGTCCTCGTCGTCACCGGCACCGGAACCGAGGTCGGCAAGACCGTCGCCACCGCGGCCGTCGCCGCCGTCCGGACCGCGAGCGGTGAACGCGTCGCCGTGCTCAAACCCGCGCAGACCGGCGTGGTCGGCGCGCAGCGGGGCGACGCCGACGAGGTGGCCCGGCTGGTCCCCGGCGTGACAGCAGTGGAGCTGGCCCGCTACCCCGAGCCGCTGGCGCCGGCCACGGCCGCCCGCCGCGCCGCACTGCCCCCGATGCCGGTCCGGCGGGTCGCCGAAGCGGTCGCCGGGCTGCGCGAGCGGCACGACCTGGTCCTCGTCGAGGGCGCGGGCGGGCTGCTGGTCCGGTTCGACGACACCGGTGCGACCATCGCCGACGCCGCCGCCG
This sequence is a window from Spinactinospora alkalitolerans. Protein-coding genes within it:
- the bioD gene encoding dethiobiotin synthase, with the protein product MSVLVVTGTGTEVGKTVATAAVAAVRTASGERVAVLKPAQTGVVGAQRGDADEVARLVPGVTAVELARYPEPLAPATAARRAALPPMPVRRVAEAVAGLRERHDLVLVEGAGGLLVRFDDTGATIADAAAELGAPVLVVARSGLGTLNATALTTEALRARGLDCPGVLIGGWPPAPDLAERCNLADLPEAAGAPLLGALPEGLPRRPAKEFAAAAAAALAPPLGGTWNAQAFRHRYAPEPGLNRVRTPAGPDCAG
- a CDS encoding adenosylmethionine--8-amino-7-oxononanoate transaminase; this encodes MTLHTVTESAASRANRAGSADRGSGAAWVREVDRAHVWHPYEAAATAVGTRPSDAPFVVRRAEGTRLHLTAADGTEHEAVDGMSSWWSAIHGYAHPVLDEAVRAQLDRFSHVMFGGLTHEPAARLAATLVETTPDPLRHVFLSDSGSVSVEVALKMCLQYQRSLGRPAKRRVLTWRGGYHGDTFHAMSVCDPEGGMHALWGDVLPRQVFAAAPPEGFAAEPDPAYLRHLEELVAAHAGELAAVIVEPVVQGAGGMRFHSPAYLRALREITARYGVLLVFDEIATGFGRTGELFAADHAGVCPDVMCLGKALTGGYLSMAATLCTTEVAEGIAGGEVPVLAHGPTFMGNPLAAAVADASIGLLLGGDWRADVARIEAGLRAGLEPARALPGVEDVRVLGAIGVIRLDRPVAMRAATEAALRAGAWLRPFRDLVYTMPPYISDAADIERITGGMLAAARASVGA